The DNA segment aaaaagggccaatattttttatacgaaagtatttttttttaaaaaaaatttatttttaaaaatatttctagtattttgaaaaaatatatctatcctattttttttttaaaaaaataatagtttagataCTAAAATTGTTTTTTGCCCCATAATCCATGATATTATTGAGCCGGCCCTGTCAACAAGTATCAAAATGTTTCCCACTATTCTCAATTTCCCATCTTGGTGAATTATATGTTAGTTTATTATATACCACGGCATGTTGAGTGTTAGTTAGCATCAAACTATAGGAGGATAGTTTAGTCAAAACAAACTATAGGAGGATAGTTGTTCAGTATTGTATAGAAGCAAAAAGAGAAAACATGGCCACAAAGTCAAGTCGATTTCACATATCATTTGTTAAGTCTATATCCCTCTCGATTTTTTTTGACGGCTATCCCTCtcgattataaaatgattataataaagaaaaagagagaataaACTGTAAAAATAAAGAGACAGAGTGAGAAAGGAACATAAGGGAAGGTATGAAGTAGAAGTGAAGATGCATGCGATGGTGTGTCGGAAAGGCAAAGCACATGCTCCACAACTTGAGCTTCTCACTTGCGTCAGGGGTAAGTATCCTCTGTACCGTCTTACTTTTCACTTATTATGTACCACCTCACTTCTCAGCCGCTGGATCCCTATTCATTGCACAATGTTTATactattcatttataatatgaAAGTGATTTTTATTGCTTAGAACTAAACTTAATTGTCAAAATATTATCTTTTACGTTTATAGACAGCCGTAACAAACACTGTccgtcaaaatattttttttcttccataGTTGGTAATGTTTGCGTCACTTTCTGAATTCCAACTATAGTTTTTAGCTGCTTTGTAACCGTAAACTAATGAACACATAATCAAAAAGTGATTACACCAATTATCATTTGCTTTTTACATTATAAAGAGAGTTCTTAATTATAAAGTTATCAAAGTTTAATGATTTTTATCTACAGTCTCTCTCATGCACGACGTTACATAACAAACATATAGAGACTATTTCCCATTTATGAGGACTTTAATCGTTTAGAACCGATGCTGACTCGATTATCAGATATGTCATATGTTTTCTATTTCCACATGAAAAAGGATTCTGACTCATGCAAGCCACACATTTATGTGATAAGTGAGGTTTATCTGCTTTGAAAGTCCATTATTAAGGATCTTGTTAATTAATGACgtcatagatttttgtttaacAAACAGATAAGTTTCGATCTGTTTACTCATAGTAGATCTCAGACAggggtttttattttttttccatattattTATGTGCTCATAATTACGTGGCTACGGAAGTCCTTTAACATAAAATAATCTAATAACAATAATCTTGGTGGTATCCCTTATATAATTTGCTAgacataataaaatatgaagaatatTTACACTAAGACAAAACTACACTAACTTTAAAACGATTTTCTTGTAGTATAAATAACAATAGAACCTCTTTGGATCCAATGCCAACAAGGTTTATCAAACGAGTATTCCAAtactattattttcaaaaatgtttaCTCCATATACATGGACCGCAGACTTGCAAgtctgcaacaacaacaaaagggaaaataaaataatgattgaaaataaatatcatcACGCAAAACCTTAAAAGTACTATCGATGTCGTGTCATCCTCCTCTTCATCTACATCAAATAGTTCCCACAATTTTCACATCAATagttattttactattttcccaatttatttttttttaccactCTCTTTTCCTCTCTCCTTCGTATAATACTATATTAGTACCATTACCCATCTCTCTGTCACCACCAAACCTCTGCACAtcctctctactctctctcactcacaagcaaaaaagatgtcAGGCAACCATTACTCAAGAGACATCCACCACAACACTCCCTCGGTGCACCATCACCAAAACTACGCCGTTGTTGATAGAGAGTATTTATTCGAGAAATCACTAACCCCAAGCGACGTCGGAAAGCTAAACCGTTTAGTCATACCGAAACAACACGCCGAGAAACACTTCCCTCTCAATAATGCCGGGGATGACGTGGCGGCGGCGGAGACGACGGAGAAAGGGATGCTTCTTACCTTCGAGGACGAGTCAGGCAAGTGTTGGAAATTCAGATACTCGTATTGGAACAGTAGCCAAAGCTACGTGTTGACCAAAGGATGGAGCAGGTACGTGAAAGACAAACACCTCCACGCAGGGGACGTTGTTTTCTTTCAGCGGCACCGTTTTGATCTACATAGAGTCTTCATTGGTTGGCGAAAACGCGGCGAGGTTTCTTCCCCTACCGCCGTCTCCGTCGTGTCTCAAGAGGCACGAGTTAACACGACGGCGTACTGGAGCGGCTTGACTACACCTTACCGTCAAGTACACGCGTCAACTAGTTCTTACCCTAACATTCACCAAGAGTATTCACACTATGGTAAAACTCTTTATCTCTTAtctcaatttattttttgttatttttctctTATCCATGTGTcagatatatatacattttctgtttttaaagaTATGTGTCATAGATAATGTCTTTTCTTTTCACCAAGATATATACGTTCgtacatttttataatataggTTATTATTTGATGCTTGGTGTTTTAGATTACCTTGAACATTTTTTAGACTGAGCTTAACCATTTTTGCTGgtggatattttattttcttacaaaaaaatGTCGGTATTAAAATCGCCCAGGAGCTATttaattttattctaaaatatgtGACAATTAGTTTTGTTGCGTGTGTATGTATGTAAAATAACAACCTGAAATAACATTTTGTAATAGATAtatctctttgtttttttttcgtcATGTGTCATTTTGATTCTggacaagaaaataaaacccCGGCAATTTCAATAATCTTCGCAAAGTTGTAAACCAAGGAGAACCGTCCAATCAACTTAGACTAACGTGCTCGTTATTTCTTCCTTTAACTAATAATACAAAATATGTAACTAAAAGACGCTCACGTGTCGTGACGATGGTAAATTGTAGGCGCTGTCGCTGAGATACCGACGGTTGTTACAGGGAGCTCGAGGACGGTGAGGCTATTTGGAGTTAATCTCGAATGTCACGGTGACGTTGTCGAGACACCACCGTGTCCGGACGGCTACAATGGCCAACACTTTTACTATTACTCAACTCCTGATCCcatggtaattttttttattctatcaTATTCAATTTCCTTACGTCAAGTATGTCTATGCTACTATGCCAATAATTAAGTAGGAGTATTAAACAGATGTCGTGGCTGTTTCTCGAGATGAGACATGaagttagtatttttttttaaatagaccTGAAAGATCTTTTGTTTAATAATATTGTAAAGAAGGAATCAGGAGGACTAATACTGCACTTGAATGTAAACGCACATGGCCAATTAGTTGATGATAACTTTGTAGccttacatgattttaattttctttttcttctgtaGCCTAGCTTGATTTTTTATGCAGAAGATAAAGTGATAATAATAACAGTAGTTGCGTGATGGTTTTGTGAAACAGAATATCTCATTTGCTGGAGAAGCAATGGAACAGGTAGGAGATGGACGACGTTGATGATATTTGAAAAGAAGTGACAATCTTTTAGATATTGACTTTAGATTATGAGTCCATACTTGGCCCAGTTGTCATAGAGAAACACCAAAAAGGAGGAAAATTAATATCAGTATAACTTCATTATTatgtatttagttatttactATTTAAccaatttgaaaacaaaaataaaaaagagtagaattttctttttcaacATTTGAGCCAGAGAGTTAAAAATGTGTATTATTTGATGCCTGAGAATCTGAGAAAAAAACTTCAATGAAGCTTGCAAAAGGTCATTTGAGAGCttgtatcatttttttttttttttggtaaaaatgtaaagatattattaccagttttaaaatttttgacaGAATTACAATGATTAACAAgaagcaaaaaataaaaagaaaatcctaAACAGAAACATAAACTCGAACTAGGCTAAAAAGGGGTAGACACTACAAACCATATCCACTAATCAGAGGCTCGACTCAGTCAGCACCAAACGCTTACCGCAAAAGAAAAGAACCACAGTTATAGCGAGAGACAGAACCCGGTAATTTTGGCCCCTCCCCGATGATCCGCTCTTGATGATTTGGCTCAGACAAGAACAGCTCACGATGGACCTCAGAAGCACCCACCCACACGATCAGACAGCAACGGCAGAGGTCAAGCACACCCGCTTTGACCAGATCGAGCATTTATTCGGCGCAAAAGCAACCAGCgcaacacacaaacacacaaacacGGGTAAAGAGACCTCCGAAGTCCCAAATGGAGACAGAGAAGACCTCACCACAaccaaaacacaaacacacaaacacGGATCCGAGAGAACAGCT comes from the Brassica rapa cultivar Chiifu-401-42 chromosome A01, CAAS_Brap_v3.01, whole genome shotgun sequence genome and includes:
- the LOC103849927 gene encoding B3 domain-containing protein At3g11580, producing the protein MSGNHYSRDIHHNTPSVHHHQNYAVVDREYLFEKSLTPSDVGKLNRLVIPKQHAEKHFPLNNAGDDVAAAETTEKGMLLTFEDESGKCWKFRYSYWNSSQSYVLTKGWSRYVKDKHLHAGDVVFFQRHRFDLHRVFIGWRKRGEVSSPTAVSVVSQEARVNTTAYWSGLTTPYRQVHASTSSYPNIHQEYSHYGAVAEIPTVVTGSSRTVRLFGVNLECHGDVVETPPCPDGYNGQHFYYYSTPDPMNISFAGEAMEQVGDGRR